From one Streptomyces sp. NBC_01478 genomic stretch:
- a CDS encoding rhomboid family intramembrane serine protease, whose translation MSGTQWEWSQGDRAKAAAKLMVGWVGLLWLLEVVDVVTGHALDSFGIVPREPSELLDIVPAAFIHFGFAHVAANSVPLLVFGFLAALGGIRRFAAVCALIIVADGLGVWLISPAHTNTAGASGLIFGLFGFLLISGFVERRPLGIAVGLIVGAVWGTSILLGLAPTQSGVSWQAHLVGLVAGVGAAFVFRRRATSEQRGALTA comes from the coding sequence ATGTCCGGTACGCAGTGGGAGTGGTCGCAGGGCGACCGTGCGAAGGCCGCGGCCAAGCTGATGGTGGGCTGGGTCGGGCTGTTGTGGCTGCTCGAAGTGGTGGACGTGGTGACCGGCCACGCCCTCGACAGCTTCGGGATCGTCCCGCGTGAGCCGTCCGAGCTGCTCGACATCGTGCCGGCCGCGTTCATCCACTTCGGCTTCGCGCATGTGGCGGCGAACAGTGTGCCGTTGCTGGTGTTCGGCTTCCTCGCCGCGCTGGGCGGCATCCGGCGGTTCGCCGCGGTCTGCGCGCTGATCATCGTCGCGGACGGCCTGGGCGTCTGGCTCATATCCCCGGCCCACACCAACACGGCGGGCGCCTCCGGCCTGATCTTCGGCCTCTTCGGCTTCCTGCTCATCAGCGGCTTCGTCGAGCGCCGCCCGCTGGGCATCGCCGTCGGCCTGATCGTCGGCGCGGTCTGGGGCACGTCGATCCTGCTCGGACTCGCACCCACACAGTCGGGGGTGAGCTGGCAGGCGCACCTGGTCGGGCTGGTGGCGGGGGTGGGGGCGGCGTTCGTGTTCCGGCGGCGGGCCACCAGCGAGCAGCGCGGCGCGCTGACGGCGTAG
- a CDS encoding UbiX family flavin prenyltransferase: MSGASGTPYAAAVLRALLDAGESVDLVVSRASRLTLLDETGISFRDAHWQDDLREWLARGADGKPGTFQPAIDTDAVRHWSAGDLAAGPSSGSYPSKGMIVVPASTACVAGVALGLSKDLLQRAASVTLKERRKLVVAVRETPLNGQTLRHLVTLDDLGAAVVPASPGFYAGATHIQDLVDFVAGRVLDSAGVAHDLYRRWAGDLGGSRTIN; encoded by the coding sequence GTGTCCGGCGCTTCCGGCACCCCATACGCGGCTGCCGTGCTGCGCGCGCTCCTCGACGCCGGCGAGAGTGTCGACCTCGTGGTGTCCCGGGCGTCCCGGCTCACGCTCCTCGACGAGACGGGGATCTCGTTCCGGGACGCGCACTGGCAGGACGACCTGCGCGAATGGCTGGCCCGCGGCGCCGACGGCAAGCCCGGCACCTTCCAGCCCGCCATCGACACCGACGCCGTACGGCACTGGAGCGCGGGCGACCTCGCGGCGGGGCCGTCCTCGGGGTCGTACCCCTCGAAGGGGATGATCGTCGTGCCCGCGTCGACCGCCTGTGTCGCGGGGGTCGCCCTCGGGCTGAGCAAGGACCTGTTGCAGCGGGCGGCGAGCGTGACCCTCAAGGAGCGCCGCAAGCTGGTGGTCGCCGTACGCGAGACGCCGTTGAACGGGCAGACGCTGCGGCACCTCGTGACCCTGGACGACCTGGGGGCCGCCGTGGTGCCGGCCTCGCCCGGGTTCTACGCCGGAGCCACCCACATCCAGGACCTGGTGGACTTCGTCGCCGGGCGGGTCCTGGACTCGGCGGGTGTCGCGCACGATCTGTACCGGCGGTGGGCGGGCGACCTCGGGGGCTCCCGCACCATCAACTGA
- the mqnP gene encoding menaquinone biosynthesis prenyltransferase MqnP produces MSSASAAIPQPGRTKAFLRLVMIEHSVFALPFAYIAALTAMFRLDGNIHWGRLLLVTICMVGLRTFAMAVNRIIDREIDARNPRTSHRELVTGAMTVKHAWTGALVALVVFLGSAALLNPLCLALAPIAVIPMVVYPYGKRFTNFPQAILGLAQAMGPVGGWLAITGEWSWDAVILGLAVGIWIGGFDLIYACQDIETDREIGVMSVPARFGIPASIWGARVCHAITTALLAWYGAATGAGAFFWFGLMIVAGAFLYEHSIVRPHDLSRLNRAFFSVNGFIGIALFVCALLDLLVRGLTV; encoded by the coding sequence GTGAGCAGCGCATCAGCCGCGATCCCGCAGCCGGGGCGCACCAAGGCGTTCCTACGCCTCGTCATGATCGAGCACTCCGTCTTCGCCCTGCCCTTCGCCTACATCGCGGCGCTGACCGCGATGTTCCGGCTGGACGGGAACATCCACTGGGGGCGCCTGCTGCTGGTCACCATCTGCATGGTGGGCCTGCGCACGTTCGCGATGGCGGTGAACCGGATCATCGACCGGGAGATCGACGCCCGTAACCCGCGCACCTCGCACCGGGAGCTGGTCACCGGTGCGATGACGGTCAAGCACGCGTGGACGGGCGCGCTCGTCGCGCTGGTCGTCTTCCTCGGCTCGGCGGCGCTCCTCAACCCGCTCTGTCTGGCGCTGGCCCCCATCGCGGTGATCCCGATGGTGGTCTACCCGTACGGCAAGCGGTTCACGAACTTCCCGCAGGCCATCCTGGGTCTGGCCCAGGCGATGGGCCCGGTCGGCGGCTGGCTGGCGATCACCGGCGAGTGGTCCTGGGACGCGGTGATCCTCGGTCTCGCCGTCGGTATCTGGATCGGCGGCTTCGACCTGATCTACGCCTGCCAGGACATCGAGACCGACCGCGAGATCGGCGTCATGTCGGTCCCGGCCCGCTTCGGCATCCCCGCGTCCATCTGGGGCGCGCGCGTCTGCCACGCGATCACCACGGCCCTCCTCGCCTGGTACGGCGCGGCGACCGGCGCGGGTGCCTTCTTCTGGTTCGGCCTGATGATCGTCGCGGGCGCGTTCCTGTACGAGCACTCGATCGTCCGGCCGCATGACCTGTCCCGCCTCAACCGCGCGTTCTTCAGCGTCAACGGGTTCATCGGGATCGCCCTGTTCGTGTGTGCGCTGCTGGATCTGCTGGTGCGCGGGCTCACGGTGTAG
- a CDS encoding menaquinone biosynthesis decarboxylase, with product MAYDDLRSLLRALEREGDLKRIKAEVDPCLEVGEIVDRVQKAGGPALLFESVKGSSMPLAMNVFGTDRRLLKALGLKSYGDISEKIGGLLRPELPQGFVGVRDAFGKLGSMTHVPPKKVKDAPVQEVVLQGDDVDLDLLPALFTWPQDGGSFFNLGLTHTKDPESGIRNLGLYRLQRHDKRTIGMHWQIHKDSRNHYQVAARRGERLPVAIAFGCPPAVTYASTAPLPGDIDEYLFAGFIAGKRIEMVDCKTVPLQVPAQAEVVIEGWLEPGEMLPEGPFGDHTGFYTPQEPFPALTIDCVTMRKRPLLQSIVVGRPPTEDGPLGRATERFFLPLLKIIVPDIVDYHLPEAGGFHNCAIVSIDKKYPKHAQKVMHAVWGAHMMSLTKLIVVVDADCDVHDLHEVAWRALGNTDYARDLSVVEGPVDHLDHASYQQFWGGKAGIDATRKWPEEGYTRDGGWPEMVLSDPETAAKVDRRWKEYGLS from the coding sequence ATGGCTTACGACGATCTTCGCTCCCTGCTCAGGGCACTGGAGCGCGAGGGCGACCTCAAGCGCATCAAGGCCGAGGTGGACCCCTGTCTCGAGGTCGGGGAGATCGTCGACCGGGTTCAGAAGGCCGGTGGGCCCGCGCTGCTCTTCGAGAGCGTGAAGGGGTCCTCGATGCCCCTCGCCATGAACGTCTTCGGGACCGACCGGCGGCTGCTGAAAGCGCTCGGGCTGAAGTCGTACGGCGACATCTCCGAGAAGATCGGCGGGCTGCTGCGGCCCGAACTGCCGCAGGGGTTCGTCGGGGTGCGGGACGCCTTCGGGAAGCTGGGGTCGATGACCCATGTGCCGCCGAAGAAGGTCAAGGACGCGCCCGTGCAGGAGGTCGTCCTCCAAGGGGACGATGTCGACCTCGACCTGCTGCCCGCCCTCTTCACCTGGCCTCAGGACGGCGGGTCCTTCTTCAACCTCGGGCTCACGCACACGAAGGACCCCGAGAGCGGGATCCGTAATCTCGGGCTCTACCGGCTCCAGCGCCACGACAAGCGCACCATCGGTATGCACTGGCAGATCCACAAGGACAGCCGGAACCACTACCAGGTCGCGGCGCGGCGCGGGGAGCGGCTGCCGGTCGCGATCGCCTTCGGGTGTCCGCCCGCCGTGACGTACGCCTCGACCGCGCCCCTTCCCGGTGACATCGACGAGTACCTGTTCGCCGGGTTCATCGCGGGCAAGCGGATCGAGATGGTCGACTGCAAGACCGTGCCGTTGCAGGTGCCGGCGCAGGCCGAGGTCGTCATCGAGGGGTGGCTGGAGCCCGGCGAGATGCTGCCGGAGGGGCCGTTCGGGGACCACACGGGGTTCTACACGCCCCAGGAGCCGTTCCCGGCGCTGACCATCGACTGCGTCACGATGCGGAAGCGGCCGTTGCTTCAGTCGATCGTCGTAGGGCGGCCTCCGACGGAGGACGGACCGCTGGGACGGGCGACGGAGCGGTTCTTCCTGCCGCTGCTGAAGATCATCGTGCCGGACATCGTGGACTACCACCTGCCCGAAGCGGGCGGATTCCACAACTGCGCGATCGTCTCCATCGACAAGAAGTACCCGAAGCACGCGCAGAAGGTGATGCACGCGGTCTGGGGTGCGCACATGATGTCCCTGACCAAGCTGATCGTGGTCGTCGACGCCGACTGCGACGTCCACGATCTGCACGAGGTCGCGTGGCGGGCGCTGGGCAACACGGACTACGCCCGGGACCTGTCGGTCGTGGAAGGACCCGTCGATCATCTCGACCATGCCTCCTACCAGCAGTTCTGGGGTGGCAAGGCGGGGATCGACGCGACGAGGAAGTGGCCCGAGGAGGGCTACACGCGGGACGGCGGCTGGCCCGAGATGGTCCTGTCCGACCCGGAGACGGCGGCGAAGGTCGACCGCCGGTGGAAGGAGTACGGACTTTCGTGA